tacgcattACTGGCGAACAGGTGCTGAGTGAGAGTGTCTTCTTCGCTCAAGGAATTCTGGCCAGCGAGCAAATCAGCAACGAACCACCTGGGCAGAAGGATACTGACTGGGTGACGATATGCGTTCCCCTATTTTACGCGGCCACGAGAAATATTTCTGGTGCGTTTTGACGGTCCTGTCGTTTCATAAATCTTATCGCTTGTCAAATCACTGATCGATCGAAAGACACGTTTTGGCAATCTGTCATTTTTGTGCTAGAAAAAATTACTCGCGCTATTGGAATTGTCAAAATTATGAGGGGTGTGTTTATTGGTTCAAGTATAATCGAATGAGTCAGTTTTTCCCCATTGTGTAAGCCATCCGACAGTGAGATTTAACCGGGATTGACGGATGGCAGATTGTATGTTGATAAAACTCAGCTGATACGTGTAAAGCTATTCGACATACTTATCAATCATTTATAGAGTCGTGTTGGAGATGGATATTCGGGGGTTACGGAGATCGAATGACAGCCTCCTTAGGGGCTGCTATCATTACCGTTTCTGTCGTCGCCGCGTCCTGCCAAGACGACGTAGTTGGAAATGTAGGCTTCGTTATTCTCGGAGGTGTTGGCATGGGGCTGGTCCGTCTGCAGATGAAACTAATAAAGTCTAACTCAGGTAATTGAACAATGAGTTCAATGTTCAAGTCGCTGTAATTGTTCATTCATTACGTTCTTGTTTTTCAGGGGATTCAGAGTACCCCCTTTGGGGCGCTGGAGTTTTTGGAATCGGTCTCTCATTATGGCCATTGCTGACATGTCTTTTTGTCCGTAGTCTGGGGCCCAGATACACAATGGTGATTTTAGCGGGAATAACTCTACATTCCTTGCCATTGGCAATTTTTGCACACCCAACTGGTAACGGTCGCGTTAAACTGCAAAGAAATCATTCACAGAACCGACATACCGGCGTTACGCCTGCACGACCTCCGTATGTCAAACTTGTGTagctgaaatttgaaagattaatttcagagacggaaaaattgattgttacgctcattctttcatttcagaACAACATCACCCAACACAAATCTAATACAAAAACAGGAAGTCAGATTTGCCTATCAGATGAGCGAGTTGGATTATTATAGAGTTCGACCTTCGTATTACGTCGATGTACTTCCTGGTATCCCTGAGGAATCGGAGTGCGAAAGTGACTGCGAGAAAGAGCGCGAAAATCAGCGCATTATTCCAGAAGTCACAAAAACCAGTTTTGACTCGGAGAAAATAAACGTGCGCCAGTCGATACAAAAAGatgggagaaagaaaaggtcTCTGGAAATAGAAAGAGCGGAAAGACTAGCAGTTCACGGGCCCAGGATCGAGCCTAAGCCTTTTGTCTATACTCTTTTCGTAGCTACGATCCTTCTGCGGCTCGGTGATGAACTGATCCTAACGATAGCCATTTCTCTATTGCCAATATTCGCCGGCTTTTTTCTACCCGAACTTCGGATACAGGAAAAAGCTTTTCTTATGAGCCTTTGCGgattttccagaattttaGCTGAATTCCCGATTCTTGTGGTTTACAAAGACTCCAAGAAAGCCAAAGTCGGTTTGCTCTTTGGGCCTCTTCTCGCAGCCGTTGGTCTTTACTGTAAATTCATTACAAAACTGCTACATTGCAATTATGA
The sequence above is a segment of the Athalia rosae chromosome 5, iyAthRosa1.1, whole genome shotgun sequence genome. Coding sequences within it:
- the LOC105693109 gene encoding uncharacterized protein LOC105693109 isoform X2, yielding MTASLGAAIITVSVVAASCQDDVVGNVGFVILGGVGMGLVRLQMKLIKSNSGDSEYPLWGAGVFGIGLSLWPLLTCLFVRSLGPRYTMVILAGITLHSLPLAIFAHPTGNGRVKLQRNHSQNRHTGVTPARPPTTSPNTNLIQKQEVRFAYQMSELDYYRVRPSYYVDVLPGIPEESECESDCEKERENQRIIPEVTKTSFDSEKINVRQSIQKDGRKKRSLEIERAERLAVHGPRIEPKPFVYTLFVATILLRLGDELILTIAISLLPIFAGFFLPELRIQEKAFLMSLCGFSRILAEFPILVVYKDSKKAKVGLLFGPLLAAVGLYFSWNSESLDALTLASFGTGIGSGIASATLQIFAPRESPSVSDFANIVIGVFLLGIVPLARILILGHAIKGCLLLGAVLYVAAAITSAFSLQKTV
- the LOC105693109 gene encoding uncharacterized protein LOC105693109 isoform X1, which translates into the protein MRPESWKTLSLATAVQVLSESVFFAQGILASEQISNEPPGQKDTDWVTICVPLFYAATRNISESCWRWIFGGYGDRMTASLGAAIITVSVVAASCQDDVVGNVGFVILGGVGMGLVRLQMKLIKSNSGDSEYPLWGAGVFGIGLSLWPLLTCLFVRSLGPRYTMVILAGITLHSLPLAIFAHPTGNGRVKLQRNHSQNRHTGVTPARPPTTSPNTNLIQKQEVRFAYQMSELDYYRVRPSYYVDVLPGIPEESECESDCEKERENQRIIPEVTKTSFDSEKINVRQSIQKDGRKKRSLEIERAERLAVHGPRIEPKPFVYTLFVATILLRLGDELILTIAISLLPIFAGFFLPELRIQEKAFLMSLCGFSRILAEFPILVVYKDSKKAKVGLLFGPLLAAVGLYFSWNSESLDALTLASFGTGIGSGIASATLQIFAPRESPSVSDFANIVIGVFLLGIVPLARILILGHAIKGCLLLGAVLYVAAAITSAFSLQKTV